In the genome of Quercus robur chromosome 3, dhQueRobu3.1, whole genome shotgun sequence, one region contains:
- the LOC126718937 gene encoding xylan glycosyltransferase MUCI21-like isoform X1, translating into MKKRDSICLAIIVILLVFQLYLYLSPVSRRNVSRSTKTIQGRKHKLPKSINKRETLTPPFPQSTQAKEINCDRTHYFYDICSINGPTVLDPTTSTFFLMDPIISTPQKPMVEKLRPYPRKWESFIMPRIKEVVLISGLSSPKCKIQHKAPALAFNAGGYTGNFFHDFNDGFIPLFITINSVYPDQDVVLVISKARDWWVSKYIEIIHTFSKYPIIDLDNDNITHCFPSVSVGMITHGFMTIDPKLTPKSITFTHFRAFLNKAYGQNQNQNQNHPSKFKHSKSRPILVLASRSGGVGRVLLNQNEVTLEAENIGFNVIVFEPRVTTPLKESYALINSSHAMLGIHGAALTHSLFLRPGSVFVQVVPLGAEWVSQVCFEKSAKDMGLVYVEYRIKAEESSLIEKYDKDDMMIKDPVAYKRKNWSLEVMSIYLKEQNVKLDLVRFREYLKEMYKTAKKFMEKDG; encoded by the coding sequence GTAGAAAACACAAGTTACCCAAATCAATCAACAAGAGGGAGACACTCACTCCACCATTTCCACAATCCACTCAAGCAAAAGAAATCAACTGTGACCGTACTCACTATTTCTATGACATTTGTTCAATCAATGGCCCAACAGTCCTAGACCCCACTACTTCAACATTCTTTCTAATGGACCCTATCATCTCTACCCCACAAAAGCCCATGGTGGAAAAATTGAGGCCCTATCCACGCAAATGGGAGAGTTTCATAATGCCTAGAATCAAGGAGGTCGTCCTTATCTCAGGCCtatcaagcccaaaatgtaaAATCCAACACAAGGCCCCAGCCCTAGCATTCAATGCGGGCGGGTACACCGGGAACTTCTTCCATGACTTCAATGATGGCTTCATCCCCCTCTTCATCACCATCAATTCGGTCTATCCTGATCAAGATGTTGTTCTCGTAATATCGAAAGCTCGTGATTGGTGGGTTAGTAAGTATATAGAAATAATACACACTTTCAGTAAGTACCCTATCATAGACTTGGATAATGATAATATCACTCATTGTTTTCCTTCTGTTAGTGTGGGCATGATAACACATGGCTTTATGACTATAGACCCTAAATTAACACCAAAATCAATAACCTTCACTCATTTTCGTGCCTTCCTAAACAAGGCATATggccaaaaccaaaaccaaaaccaaaatcatCCCTCtaaatttaaacattcaaaGTCTAGGCCAATTCTAGTATTGGCTAGTCGAAGTGGTGGTGTTGGTCGTGTACTCTTGAACCAAAATGAAGTAACACTTGAAGCTGAAAACATTGGTTTTAATGTGATAGTTTTTGAGCCAAGAGTTACAACCCCTTTGAAGGAATCTTATGCATTAATAAATTCGAGCCATGCAATGCTTGGGATACATGGTGCAGCACTTACACATTCATTGTTTCTTCGACCTGGCTCAGTGTTTGTCCAAGTGGTGCCACTTGGGGCTGAATGGGTGTCACAGGTTTGCTTTGAAAAATCAGCTAAGGATATGGGGTTAGTGTACGTGGAGTATAGGATAAAAGCAGAGGAGAGCAGTTTGATAGAGAAATATGACAAGGATGACATGATGATAAAAGACCCAGTTgcttataaaagaaagaattggtCCCTTGAGGTTATGAGCATATATTTGAAGGAACAAAATGTTAAGTTGGATTTGGTTAGGTTTAGGGAGTACTTGAAGGAAATGTACAAAACGGCCAAGAAATTCATGGAGAAAGATGGATAG